TGCGGGGGCGTCATGCTTTCTGGCCGAGCGTGTCGGGGATGCGCAGACGTGTGCATTGTTCATGACCAATCGTACAGTGGGCGCAGACGAATGTGCGGCATTGGGCATCGTCGACCGCCTCGTTCCGACCGATGCCCTTCACCGCGAAGCACATGACCTTGCGCAGCAGCTCGCGCAAATGTCGGGCTCCTCCATCCGCACCATCAAGTCGCTCTGCAAGCCGCTACGCGGCTTTGCCCTTGCAGCCAGATTGCAAGCGGAGCGAGATGGAATGCTGCGTAGCGCCAGGCATGAAGACGCCGCAGAAGGGATCGGCGCATTCATGACGAAACGCAAGCCGGTCTTCGGCAAGACGTCATGACTGCTTGGGCCGGAAGCGCTTGGCGGGTCGTCCTCCCAATACACGAAAATCACACGCTCGTAGCCAACCGATGTATGTCCGTCGGCGTCAGGATGGCTCTCGGCGGCACACCACGACGCACGGTGTTGAGCATGGCGTCGCCGACGATTCCAGTGGTCAGCACACTGGCCGGTGAAATGCGGCGCGCTAGCACGAGAAGCGGCTTGAAGACCATGTACATCCAGCGATAGCTGGCGGTACGCGACTGGATGCCGTCCTCGGGAATAATCGCAGTGGGCCGGAAGATGGTCACCTGGCGGAACGCCAGGCGCTGCAAAGCGTTCTCGGTCTGTCCGCGGACCCGCGCCCACATGGTCTTGCCCTGTTCGCTGCTATCGGCGCCGGCTCCGGAGACGTACACCATGGTCATGTCGGGACTGCGTCGAAGCAGTTGCTCGGCAACGTGGAGCGTGAGGTCATGGGTCACTGCACGGTAGGCGGCCTCGGTCATGCCAAAAGACGAAACACCCGCGCAAAAAAAGCACGCATCGGCACTGGAGAACACGTCGTCTGCCGCTTCGAAGCCTGCGAGATCCGGCACGATGAAGAACTTGAGCCGCGGGTCAGCGTATCCGGGCAGCGCGCGCCGCCCGATCACGATGATTTCGGTGACATCATCAGCTTTCAGGCAGGCACGCAAGACACCCTGGCCAATCATGCCGGTCGCTCCGATCAGGACGATGCGCATGAGCATACTCCGATGGTGATTCTCATTGAACCTGCCCCGACGCCACCATCAAGGTCTTGGGCTCCAGGTACGCACCGATGCCCCATTTCCCCATCTCGCGCCCAAGGCCAGAATACTTGAAGCCACCAAATGGCGCACGCGGCTCGTGGGCGAGCGTGTTGACCAGCACGCGGCCTGCATCGATCTGCCGGGCCACGCGTTCGCAGCGCTTGATGTCCTTGCCGAGCACGATCGCACTCAGCCCGTAGTTCGTGTCGTTGGCGATGGCAATGGCCTCGGCGTCGTCGCTGTACGGAATGATGGTGAGAACAGGCCCAAAGATCTCTTCGCGCGCAATGCGCATCCGGTTATTTGCGTTGGTGAAAATGGTGGGCTTGACGAACCAGCCAGCTTGCAGTCCATCGGGCCTTCCTTCGCCACCGGCCAGCAGCGCGGCGCCTTCTTCGATGCCGATGCGGATGTAGTTCTGCACGCGCTCCCATTGCCTGTGGCTCACCATCGGGCCGATGTCGGTGTCGGCTTCGCGCGGATCGCCGGATTTGACGTGCGCAACCGCTTCCCTTGCAATCTGCTCGAACTCCGCAAGCCGATGGCGCGGCACCAGAATGCGGGTGCCGGCGATACAGGCCTGGCCGCTGTTGAGGAAGCCCGCGCCAAGCACGAGCGGCATGACGGCGCCAAAGTCCGCGTCATCGAGCACCACTGTAGGAGATTTGCCGCCCAGTTCCAGCGTCACACGCTTCATGGTGGCGGACCCCGCGCTCAGCAGATGCTGGCCCACTGCGGAAGAGCCTGTGAACGAGATCTTGGCAATTCCGGGGTTGCGCGCGATCTCTTCGCCGACCATGTCGCCACGGCCATTGACGATGTTGAACACGCCCGGGGGCAGGCCGGCCTCGTGCAGTGCCTCGGCCACGATCTGTGTCTGCATCGCGCTCATCTCGCTGGGCTTGATGACTGCGGTGCATCCTGCGGCCAGCGCCGTTGCCAACTTGTTGCAAATAAAGCCTGCGTTGCTATTCCAGGGCGTGATCAGGCCCGCGACGCCAACGGGCGTCATCACGACATGTGCGGCGCCTGCGCGCTCTTCGAACTCGAACGAATCCAACGCATCGATGGCCTGTGCAATAGTCTGGGCCGGATACTCCGTCATCCAGCGTGAGCGCACGGACGGCGCGCCATATTCGGTCACAATGGCCTCCATCAGGTCATCCTCACGCGCAACGATGGCCCGGTGCATGCGCCGGAGCGCCTCGATCCGTTCCTCGCGCGTGGTGCGTGACCAGGCAGGGAACACTGCCTGGGCCGCTGCGATGGCGCGCCGTGCATCCTGCTCATCGCCAAGGCGCACCTGGCCAATCACTGCTTCGGTGCTCGGGTTGTACAGATCAAACCATTCCTGGCCATGCGGCGTGACGAATTCGCCGTTGATATAGATGTGTTCAATGCGTTGCATGTCTATCCCTTTGGTATGACGGGTGGGGCGCAGGCGGAGCGGCAACTTCGTCTTGCGTTCCGGCTGCAATGCAGTTTAGGAATAGGTTATTGTTTTGATAAGTCGTCTTATTGAAGATGACGTATCCAGGAAATCAGGACAATCTATGCACCGCACAGGAATGACCGAGCTTGAAGTAGTTCTGGCCGTTGCGCGCCGCAGCAGTTTTCGTGGCGCGGCGTTGGAGCTTGGAATGTCGGCCACGGCGGTGAGCAGCGCCGTCGCTAGCCTGGAGGCACGGCTCAAGGTGCGCCTCTTCAACCGCTCGACACGTAGCGTTGCCCTGACCGATGCCGGCCAGCGCTACGTGGAACGCATCGCACCGGCACTTGCGGAAATCCAGCGGGCCAACGAGGAGGCTGCCACCGAGCCTGACGCGCCCAGCGGCACGCTGCGCATCAACGCACCGCAGGGGGTGGCCTCCTTGTTGCTGGAGCCGATTTTTCATCAGTACGCACTGCGTTACCCTCAGGTACGCATCGACATCGTCAGCGAGTCACGTCTGATCGATATCGTCGCCGAGGGCTTCGATGCGGGGATCCGTCTCGCCGAATCCGTACCGCAGGACATGATTGCCGTGCCGCTCTCCCGTGACCTCCGCATGCTAGTCGTGGCAACGCCCGATTACCTGAAGTGCAACGGCACGCCCAGGCATCCGCGCGATCTGCTCAAGCATCAGAGCATCGGCATGCGCATGTCGCACGGCGGCATCTATCACTGGGAACTGGAGCATAAGGGGCAGAAGGTGCGGATGGACCTGCCCGTGCGCATGACCCTCAACGAGATGCTGGCCATCAAGCAGGCAGTGCTGCTCGGGCTCGGCATCGGCTTCATCTCGGAATGGTTCGTTGAAGAAGAAGTCAAGTCTGGGGCGTTGGTACCTGTGCTCACTCCCTGGTGCCAACCGTTTGGCGGCCTCAGGCTTTACTACTCAGGCCACAGGTTCGTGCCCACGCGATTGCGCGCACTGGTCGAATTGGTTCGTGAGCTAGCGCTGGGGGAAGGCCACTTCGCCGGGATTCAAACGGGATAGTCGGTCAACCTGGCTTACTGTACGGCTGCCGGAATGCGCTCGGCGAGGAAATCAATGAAGGCACGAGCCGACTGCCGTCCCCGGAAGCGCCAAGGGCGCGCAGATTGCAGCAATGTTGGTCGTCAGCGGCTAGCTGACAACCGGCGGCTTCGGCCGATAAGGAGCCGATCGCCGACAAGGTGGCGGACGGTTCTTCCCAGCTGTGGGTTCAACCTGTCGGGCTGTGTGAGCGGGGGGCAAGCGCCGATGAGCAACGGCCTCCTTACGATGAGGCCTTTCGGGCATTCACGAAGATCCGCAGCCCCAAAACTGCAAAGCTAGCGGAGCAAGGTCAGGTCTTTGCACGCGGGCTGCTCGCCACCGATCCTGAAACCTGCCGCATGCGCAACGAGCGGGCCAAGGCGTCCGATCCTGTGCATGACGTGCAGGTCTTGGCCGCCGGATGGGGACAGGGCCTGCCAATGCCAAGCTGCACCGACAGCACGCCAGCGCAAGGGGGGGCTTCGGCAGCCTGTACCGTATTGAATGTGAAGGACGTGCGCTAGATGTCCTTCATCGGGCTTTATGCAAACGTTTCTTTCCATCCATCCAGTCAGCTCCCATGCAGGCATCTGCCGGTAAGCGCTGCATAGCAAACATTGGTCATTGGAACTCGAACGGCGGCAACGGGTCGGAAAGGCGTCTCCGGCCATTGGCTAACCCAGCGGCTGCTACGGGTCCGGTATCGACACAACCCGACGTTCTAATCACAGCACACCCACGATCGATCGGGCGTCGGCAAATTGACAACTTAGAGCACTCGCAGGGGATTCCGCCAATTCGTAGCGGCACGGTAGTCGCGCGGCCTGACGCCCACTTGGCGGCGAAACACTGTCGCGAAGTGGCTATGGCTGCTGAAGCCACATTGCAGGGCAATATCCACCAGCGGTGCCGACGTATCTCGCAGTAAGCTCTTGGCCCGCTCGATGCGCGCTCGCAGCACGAACTGGTGCGGTGGCACACCGAACGTGCGCTTGAAGCGGCGCGCAAAACCGTGCACATCCAGTTGTACCAGCCGCGCGAGGTCAGCCAGCCGCAAGTCCTCATCTAACTGGTCCAGCAGGTACGTGCGCACGCGTTCCTGCTCGATTTCTGACAGGCCTTCAGCGCGCGCTGGCGCGGCCGAGCGCGTCGCATAGTGGCGTGCCAGGTGCGCGTTGAGCGCCGCTTCGATGGCCTCGCCATACATGGGGCCAGCCGGATAGTTGTCGCGGACATCCTGCGCCAGCACTCTTGCCACGCTCGCGATGAATGGATCGTCCACTGAAAATTGCGGCACCAGTTCCACCTCTGCCTGCCCCGGCGACATCGTACGCAAGCTTTCGGGTGCCACAGCCATTACCAGGCCACGAAAGTACCCACGCCCATCCGCATCGTACGGTAGCCGCTCGGGATTGATCATCGTGGTCCCGGTACGGTAGAGCCCAGACAGCCGTCGCCGGCCGCTCCATCGCACCGTCGTGTGCGTCGTTTCGCCGATATTGACGATCACGCCGTGACGCGGCAGCACGACATCATTTACCTCGCCCGCGTTGCCCTCCCATTGCTCCAACCGCAACCCGGACCAGCGATTGTGGTCCTGCAACGTGACGGCATCTGGAGTGAATGCCGCGCTCTGTCCCGTACGGGCATCCACGTACTCGTAGGCAGTCTGCATCACACGCGATCTCCTCGTTGGCCCGCACGTTCCTGCAGTTTTCTGCAAGCCTGCGCTTTTATGGAAGCGTGCCAGCGTGGGAGTGCCTAGCATGCGTCCTGCGGCCCTCGAAGGCCGCCTGAAAAGCATAACAGGAGACAGAATGAACCGGATACTCGGGATTTGCACCACCGCTCTGCTTGCGGCCATGGCCCTTGGTGCCGCCGCGCTGGTTGCCGCATGCGGTGGTTCAGATGGCGATAGCGCCAACGCCAAGCCACAAGCGGCTAACGATCTGGTCGTCCAGACACTTTCTTCGCCTCCGAACTTCGTCACGGCCGGCGCGGCCCTGGTTCAGATCGGCTTGCCTACTGGCATTACGGCTGGCAGCGCGACGAGCGTCAGCGTCAATGGCAAGCCAATTGACGCGACGCTGGTGTCGGGCCCGCGTCCGAACACCCTGATCGGCGTGGTCCAGGGTCTGCCCGATGGCACCAGCACCGTGGCCGTGAGCACCACCGACGCGCAGGGCGGGACTCACACGGGCAGCCTGTCGGTCAGCAACACCACGCGCACCAGCGGCGTGCTGGTGCCACCGGTCACGCCACTGATCTGTCGTACCGCCGAACTGGGCCTTGGTGCGCCGGTCGACGCTGACTGCAACGCGCCAGTCAGCTATTCCTACCTGTACCGCTCAACGGACCCGGTCAAGACCGTCCTGCAGCCCTATGACCCCGCGCATCCGCCATCCGACATGGCGCAAACCACCACCGACGCCGGCGTCACTGTACCCTTCATCGTTCGTAACGAGCGAGGCGTGATCGGCCGCTGGGTCTACGACATAGCGATCCTGTTCAACCCTGCCAAACCATGGAGCGCCACAGCGCCGCAAGCAGCATGGAATCACAAGGTGTTCTGGCGCTTTGGCGGTGGTTGCACCCCGGGCCATGTCCAATCCGCGAACTCCGCACAGGCTGTGGACAACAGCTATAACGC
This genomic stretch from Cupriavidus basilensis harbors:
- a CDS encoding LysR family transcriptional regulator, with translation MTELEVVLAVARRSSFRGAALELGMSATAVSSAVASLEARLKVRLFNRSTRSVALTDAGQRYVERIAPALAEIQRANEEAATEPDAPSGTLRINAPQGVASLLLEPIFHQYALRYPQVRIDIVSESRLIDIVAEGFDAGIRLAESVPQDMIAVPLSRDLRMLVVATPDYLKCNGTPRHPRDLLKHQSIGMRMSHGGIYHWELEHKGQKVRMDLPVRMTLNEMLAIKQAVLLGLGIGFISEWFVEEEVKSGALVPVLTPWCQPFGGLRLYYSGHRFVPTRLRALVELVRELALGEGHFAGIQTG
- a CDS encoding aldehyde dehydrogenase family protein, which codes for MQRIEHIYINGEFVTPHGQEWFDLYNPSTEAVIGQVRLGDEQDARRAIAAAQAVFPAWSRTTREERIEALRRMHRAIVAREDDLMEAIVTEYGAPSVRSRWMTEYPAQTIAQAIDALDSFEFEERAGAAHVVMTPVGVAGLITPWNSNAGFICNKLATALAAGCTAVIKPSEMSAMQTQIVAEALHEAGLPPGVFNIVNGRGDMVGEEIARNPGIAKISFTGSSAVGQHLLSAGSATMKRVTLELGGKSPTVVLDDADFGAVMPLVLGAGFLNSGQACIAGTRILVPRHRLAEFEQIAREAVAHVKSGDPREADTDIGPMVSHRQWERVQNYIRIGIEEGAALLAGGEGRPDGLQAGWFVKPTIFTNANNRMRIAREEIFGPVLTIIPYSDDAEAIAIANDTNYGLSAIVLGKDIKRCERVARQIDAGRVLVNTLAHEPRAPFGGFKYSGLGREMGKWGIGAYLEPKTLMVASGQVQ
- a CDS encoding AraC family transcriptional regulator → MQTAYEYVDARTGQSAAFTPDAVTLQDHNRWSGLRLEQWEGNAGEVNDVVLPRHGVIVNIGETTHTTVRWSGRRRLSGLYRTGTTMINPERLPYDADGRGYFRGLVMAVAPESLRTMSPGQAEVELVPQFSVDDPFIASVARVLAQDVRDNYPAGPMYGEAIEAALNAHLARHYATRSAAPARAEGLSEIEQERVRTYLLDQLDEDLRLADLARLVQLDVHGFARRFKRTFGVPPHQFVLRARIERAKSLLRDTSAPLVDIALQCGFSSHSHFATVFRRQVGVRPRDYRAATNWRNPLRVL
- a CDS encoding NAD-dependent epimerase/dehydratase family protein, with protein sequence MRIVLIGATGMIGQGVLRACLKADDVTEIIVIGRRALPGYADPRLKFFIVPDLAGFEAADDVFSSADACFFCAGVSSFGMTEAAYRAVTHDLTLHVAEQLLRRSPDMTMVYVSGAGADSSEQGKTMWARVRGQTENALQRLAFRQVTIFRPTAIIPEDGIQSRTASYRWMYMVFKPLLVLARRISPASVLTTGIVGDAMLNTVRRGVPPRAILTPTDIHRLATSV